The proteins below come from a single Limosilactobacillus reuteri genomic window:
- a CDS encoding nicotinate phosphoribosyltransferase produces MKFDYPDDSLTPHTDAYELSMMQTYWKKGMGNRRAVFEAFFRKMPFNNGYAVFAGLDHIIRYVKQLHFTDSDIEYLKSTNQFDDDFLEYLRNFKFTGSINSFEEGDLVFNHEPIIQVDAPIIEGQLIETAILNILNYQIMIATKASRIKSIVGNQTVMEFGSRRAQELDAALWGTRAAYIGGFDATSNVRAGKLFGIPISGTHAHALVQVYMNDYDAFKAYAETHHNCVFLVDTFDTLKSGVPNAIKVAKEFGDKINFIGVRIDSGDMAYLSKKVRKMLDDAGFPDAKIIASNGLDEKTIQNLQMQGAKIDTWGIGTKLITAYDQPTLGAVYKLVAIEDEDGQLVDTIKISNNVGKMSTPGKKQVWRINDRGDGKSEGDYITLVDEDPRNEKSLNMFNPNFPLQQKDVEDFTARPMLKPIWQDGKYVYDEPTLEESRQHRFDSLNALWDEYKRDLNPEVYPVDLSQKCYDNKLKLIHQVHEYVKSLNK; encoded by the coding sequence ATGAAATTTGATTATCCGGATGATAGCCTTACCCCGCATACTGATGCGTATGAATTGAGTATGATGCAGACCTACTGGAAAAAAGGAATGGGTAACCGCCGTGCTGTCTTTGAGGCCTTCTTCCGTAAAATGCCATTTAATAATGGGTACGCTGTTTTTGCCGGGTTAGATCACATTATTCGCTATGTAAAACAATTACATTTTACTGATAGCGACATTGAATACTTAAAGTCTACGAATCAATTTGATGATGACTTTCTAGAATATTTACGTAACTTTAAATTTACGGGTTCAATCAACAGCTTTGAAGAAGGAGATCTGGTATTTAACCATGAGCCTATTATTCAAGTTGATGCGCCGATTATTGAGGGCCAATTGATTGAAACGGCAATCTTAAATATTCTTAATTATCAGATTATGATTGCGACAAAGGCTTCACGGATTAAGTCAATTGTTGGTAACCAAACTGTAATGGAATTTGGCTCACGTCGGGCACAGGAATTGGATGCAGCTTTGTGGGGAACGCGAGCAGCATATATTGGTGGCTTCGATGCAACAAGTAATGTCCGTGCAGGTAAATTATTTGGTATCCCGATTTCAGGAACCCATGCCCATGCTCTTGTGCAGGTATACATGAATGATTATGACGCATTTAAAGCATATGCAGAAACTCATCATAATTGTGTCTTTCTTGTGGATACTTTTGATACCTTAAAGAGTGGGGTTCCTAACGCAATTAAGGTTGCTAAGGAATTTGGCGATAAAATTAACTTTATCGGTGTCCGCATTGACAGTGGTGATATGGCCTACCTATCTAAAAAAGTACGCAAAATGTTGGATGATGCTGGTTTCCCAGACGCAAAAATCATCGCATCTAATGGCTTAGATGAAAAGACAATTCAAAACTTGCAAATGCAAGGGGCGAAGATTGATACATGGGGAATCGGGACTAAGCTAATTACTGCCTATGACCAACCAACTTTAGGGGCCGTATACAAATTAGTCGCTATTGAAGATGAAGATGGCCAACTTGTTGATACGATTAAGATCTCTAATAATGTTGGTAAAATGTCAACTCCCGGCAAAAAACAAGTATGGCGGATTAACGATCGTGGAGACGGCAAGAGTGAAGGGGATTATATTACATTAGTTGATGAGGATCCTCGTAATGAAAAGTCACTCAATATGTTCAATCCTAACTTCCCACTCCAGCAAAAAGACGTGGAAGATTTTACTGCCCGGCCAATGCTAAAGCCAATCTGGCAAGATGGTAAGTATGTTTATGATGAACCGACCTTAGAGGAGAGTCGTCAACACCGTTTCGATAGCTTAAATGCTTTATGGGATGAATATAAACGCGATTTAAACCCAGAAGTATACCCAGTCGATTTATCACAGAAATGCTATGATAACAAACTTAAATTAATTCACCAAGTTCATGAATATGTTAAATCATTGAATAAGTAG
- a CDS encoding GntR family transcriptional regulator, giving the protein MSSPVYIQIHNQLRQNIEDGEWKVGDKIPAERELANDFGVSRMTLRQAIQALVDEGILERRVGSGTFVANRKVQEKMSGITSFTELMHATGKKAASKTISYHLTIPSQTEVEKLKLAPDEQVLRMERVRYGNDVPICYEIATVPANLVQKFSKEEITTSFYRTLEKKANLYPGHATQHISATKATEKIANYLQIKRGDALLRMTQLSYLQDGRPFEYVHTQYVGSRFEFVFEK; this is encoded by the coding sequence ATGAGTTCACCTGTTTATATTCAAATTCATAATCAGTTAAGACAAAACATTGAAGATGGTGAGTGGAAAGTTGGCGATAAAATTCCCGCTGAACGCGAACTCGCTAATGATTTTGGCGTCAGTCGAATGACTTTGCGGCAAGCAATTCAAGCATTAGTTGATGAAGGAATTCTTGAACGAAGAGTTGGCTCTGGAACTTTTGTTGCTAATCGCAAAGTCCAAGAAAAGATGTCAGGAATAACGAGCTTTACTGAATTAATGCACGCGACAGGGAAGAAAGCTGCTAGTAAGACAATTTCTTACCACTTGACGATCCCTTCGCAAACAGAGGTTGAAAAGCTAAAGTTAGCCCCAGATGAACAGGTTTTACGAATGGAACGGGTTCGTTATGGAAATGATGTGCCAATTTGTTATGAAATCGCAACTGTTCCTGCTAACCTCGTTCAAAAATTTAGCAAAGAAGAAATTACCACGTCTTTTTATCGGACGCTAGAAAAAAAGGCGAACCTCTATCCTGGTCATGCAACCCAGCATATTTCAGCAACGAAGGCGACGGAAAAGATTGCTAATTACTTGCAGATTAAACGTGGAGATGCTCTCTTGCGAATGACCCAACTATCTTACTTGCAAGATGGTCGTCCTTTTGAATATGTCCACACTCAATATGTTGGATCACGGTTTGAATTTGTCTTTGAAAAGTAA
- a CDS encoding aspartate/glutamate racemase family protein produces the protein MQQFFTILGGMGTLATESYVRLLDKRTPIHRDQDYLNYLVVNHATVPDRTTWILDHSQPDPNEALIEDIKQQSLLNPAFFVLICNTAHYSFDKLQAATEIPILNMLQETVNEIKKIKPDAKRVGLLATKGTLAANLYDPYIEKAGYELIKPTPEIADMTEGLIYHDIKEAGHSDGKKYHELVRKMIEEQGADVVVLGCTELSFAEEMDPETKYPVADSQSIIVDRSLERALKLRQNNKN, from the coding sequence ATGCAACAATTTTTTACAATTTTAGGTGGAATGGGGACGCTGGCAACAGAGAGTTATGTACGTCTGTTAGATAAAAGAACGCCAATTCATCGTGATCAAGATTACTTAAACTATTTAGTTGTTAACCATGCAACCGTTCCTGATCGTACTACATGGATTCTCGATCATAGTCAACCAGATCCTAATGAGGCCCTGATTGAAGATATTAAACAGCAAAGTCTTTTGAATCCTGCATTCTTTGTTTTAATTTGTAATACAGCCCATTACTCTTTTGATAAGTTACAGGCAGCAACGGAGATTCCAATTCTCAATATGCTGCAAGAAACGGTTAACGAGATCAAGAAGATTAAGCCGGATGCAAAGCGGGTTGGCCTATTAGCCACTAAGGGAACTTTGGCAGCTAACCTATATGATCCTTATATTGAGAAGGCTGGGTACGAACTTATCAAGCCAACTCCTGAGATTGCCGATATGACAGAAGGCCTGATTTACCATGATATCAAAGAGGCTGGTCATTCCGATGGCAAGAAGTATCATGAGCTAGTACGGAAAATGATTGAAGAACAAGGAGCAGATGTAGTAGTTTTGGGTTGTACTGAATTATCTTTTGCAGAAGAGATGGATCCTGAAACTAAGTACCCTGTTGCCGATTCACAATCAATTATTGTTGATCGCTCCCTTGAACGAGCATTGAAATTACGACAAAATAATAAAAATTAA
- a CDS encoding TrkA C-terminal domain-containing protein encodes MIHSIVHFMVSNQVFTLFICLAIGFLIGNYKIAGKFNIGATVGTLIVTLIVGQIGSFPRDEMLGTIFFGAFMFSVGYRIGPQLLVSLKLFGIRILIASIFWMVVAFLVGWSLFSAFKIGPGIAAGVISGALTQSATVASSLQTIGSLPVSQSVRATYEAQLPVAYALTYVFGTLGVIIFLRDLAPKILGISIAEQGPKMAEHYHFHAKNPNPTWRRTYRIANDSPLVGKTLEKFNRRSNYRIIGLAAFHDGKMTDHLEYQLQAGDLLTVIGYAVHFDRLMRVPGLTEVLTPTNAPRERAFVLGKNFKPGELALLRQHGVFVNIQDPISGNQQLINQLRPGDVISLTGNTSRTKAILKKMGHWKAADTAMNYSLFSLGIGCASLLGIIGLKLNSIPLQLGNGTAALIMGLILSSWIERHRDRKSIPVTVTSFLQSFGLTLFVGTVGLQSAQAFTSAIKSLGIGVLFIGAMISIMPHLLTLFFGRYILKMEPLALIGALTGSGTIAAAMNEISQKAGPEGGAYYAAAFTPAFVVGNIGITLLGPIFVALLS; translated from the coding sequence ATGATACATTCTATCGTTCACTTTATGGTGAGCAATCAGGTTTTTACGCTGTTTATTTGTCTTGCAATTGGCTTTTTGATCGGCAACTATAAAATTGCGGGTAAATTTAATATTGGAGCAACGGTGGGAACGTTAATTGTGACCTTAATCGTGGGGCAAATTGGGAGTTTTCCCCGGGATGAAATGTTAGGAACGATTTTCTTTGGCGCCTTCATGTTCTCTGTTGGTTATCGGATCGGGCCTCAGTTATTAGTTAGTTTGAAACTATTTGGGATTCGAATTTTAATCGCTAGTATTTTCTGGATGGTTGTTGCATTCTTAGTTGGGTGGAGTCTTTTTTCCGCCTTTAAGATTGGACCAGGGATCGCTGCCGGGGTTATTTCAGGAGCCCTCACCCAGTCAGCTACCGTTGCCAGTTCGTTGCAAACGATTGGGTCATTGCCAGTCAGTCAAAGTGTTAGGGCAACTTATGAGGCTCAACTCCCAGTTGCCTATGCTTTAACATATGTTTTTGGGACATTAGGGGTAATTATCTTTTTACGTGACCTAGCACCTAAAATTTTGGGGATTTCAATTGCTGAACAGGGTCCTAAAATGGCTGAACATTATCACTTTCATGCTAAAAACCCGAACCCAACGTGGCGACGAACATATCGCATTGCAAATGATTCACCGCTTGTCGGCAAAACGCTTGAGAAATTTAATCGACGGTCTAATTACCGGATTATTGGGTTAGCTGCTTTTCATGATGGCAAAATGACTGACCACCTTGAATATCAATTGCAGGCTGGCGACTTGCTAACTGTTATTGGTTACGCTGTTCATTTCGATCGGTTGATGCGAGTACCAGGATTAACAGAAGTATTGACGCCAACCAATGCGCCGCGTGAACGAGCTTTTGTTCTGGGAAAAAACTTTAAACCGGGTGAATTAGCCCTTCTACGGCAACATGGGGTTTTTGTGAACATTCAAGACCCAATCAGTGGAAACCAACAATTGATTAACCAGTTGCGACCAGGGGATGTGATTTCATTGACTGGGAATACGTCACGAACCAAAGCAATCTTAAAAAAGATGGGACACTGGAAAGCTGCAGATACAGCGATGAATTATTCTTTATTCTCTTTAGGAATCGGTTGTGCTTCCCTTTTAGGAATTATCGGGCTAAAATTAAATAGTATTCCGTTGCAACTAGGGAATGGAACGGCGGCTTTAATTATGGGACTAATCCTGAGTTCATGGATTGAACGTCACCGTGACCGTAAATCAATCCCTGTAACGGTAACTAGCTTTCTTCAGAGTTTTGGACTAACGCTTTTTGTGGGGACAGTTGGTTTACAATCAGCTCAAGCATTTACAAGTGCAATTAAGTCGTTAGGGATCGGGGTCTTATTTATTGGGGCGATGATTTCAATAATGCCACATTTGCTAACGCTGTTCTTTGGACGCTATATATTGAAGATGGAACCTCTTGCTTTAATTGGTGCGTTGACTGGTTCAGGAACGATTGCAGCGGCAATGAATGAGATTTCGCAAAAAGCAGGGCCGGAAGGTGGCGCATATTATGCGGCTGCCTTTACTCCGGCGTTTGTAGTTGGTAATATTGGAATTACATTACTAGGGCCGATTTTTGTGGCGCTACTATCATAA
- a CDS encoding MFS transporter, producing MAEKNYSRIYLAIGSLALLTFIGILNETSMNVTYPELSAQFNVSLDVIQWITTGYLLMVTITMGTTAYLLRQYQARWLHLFAVSFFIIGDLMCALTGNFPILLTGRLIQAMATGLATPIMFHLIFTEIPRERIGMMTGMAAMVISFAPALGPTYGGVISEMLSWRMIFWILLPIVLISLVCGQLFIRNKPLGNDKAFSYGSLITLAIALISIISAVSSIGKQGFGKQFWLLLLVAIIFFSTFIYINNHGKSELFDLKVFKVFPLRLSTVTYFNLQFINIGISLVIPIYVQYVLHSSAIVAGLILFPGSLIGAFISPFAGTLADRYGFATPVISGGILLVIGTSCFSIFQRHLTPLLITIFFVILRIGFNFAFSNTISNASMLVQPQNAPDVNSIFNMVQQFAGSLGTSLLASTIALFQMGNSGSLMGRTYAGGRFDFILLGVLAIITLLTMVTNYRMQQKKESISQ from the coding sequence ATGGCAGAAAAAAACTATTCACGGATTTATCTCGCAATTGGTTCCCTTGCATTACTAACGTTTATCGGAATTTTGAATGAAACATCGATGAACGTCACATATCCAGAACTATCTGCTCAGTTTAATGTATCACTCGATGTTATTCAGTGGATTACAACTGGCTATTTATTGATGGTAACAATTACGATGGGGACAACTGCCTATCTATTACGCCAATATCAAGCGCGTTGGTTGCACTTATTTGCAGTATCATTTTTCATTATTGGTGACTTGATGTGTGCTTTGACTGGTAATTTTCCTATTTTGTTAACGGGAAGATTGATTCAAGCAATGGCAACTGGGTTAGCAACCCCAATCATGTTCCATTTAATTTTTACGGAGATTCCGCGTGAAAGAATTGGCATGATGACCGGAATGGCTGCAATGGTTATTTCGTTTGCACCAGCACTGGGGCCAACATATGGTGGGGTCATTTCAGAAATGCTGTCATGGCGGATGATCTTTTGGATTTTACTACCAATTGTTTTGATTAGTCTTGTATGTGGTCAACTTTTTATTCGTAATAAACCGCTTGGAAATGATAAAGCATTTAGTTATGGAAGCTTGATTACACTGGCAATTGCCCTTATTAGTATAATTAGTGCAGTTTCTTCAATTGGGAAACAAGGATTTGGCAAGCAGTTTTGGCTTTTATTATTGGTAGCAATTATCTTCTTTAGCACCTTTATCTATATCAATAATCATGGTAAATCAGAATTGTTTGACTTAAAGGTGTTTAAGGTTTTCCCATTGCGGCTATCAACTGTCACTTATTTTAATTTACAGTTTATTAATATTGGAATTTCGCTTGTTATTCCTATTTACGTTCAATATGTTTTGCACTCTTCGGCAATTGTCGCGGGTCTTATTTTATTTCCCGGGTCATTAATCGGTGCTTTTATCTCGCCATTTGCTGGAACTTTGGCTGATCGTTATGGTTTTGCTACGCCAGTTATTTCCGGGGGGATTCTTTTGGTTATTGGGACAAGTTGCTTTAGTATTTTCCAACGTCATTTAACGCCATTACTAATAACGATCTTCTTTGTTATTTTGCGAATTGGGTTTAACTTTGCTTTTTCTAATACAATTTCCAATGCTTCAATGTTGGTTCAACCGCAAAATGCCCCTGATGTAAACTCAATTTTTAATATGGTCCAACAATTTGCCGGCTCACTGGGAACTAGTCTTCTTGCCTCCACAATTGCTTTATTCCAAATGGGCAACAGCGGTTCACTGATGGGACGTACATATGCTGGAGGACGATTTGACTTTATCTTATTGGGCGTTTTGGCAATCATTACTTTATTAACAATGGTTACTAACTATCGCATGCAACAAAAGAAGG